One window of Nitrospiria bacterium genomic DNA carries:
- a CDS encoding transketolase — MQVSEIGELKKIALTLRQDIVKMTTAAGSGHPSTSLSVVEILTALYFNTMRHDPKNPLWDDRDRFVLSKGHGAPALYSAMARSGYFPLEQLMTLRQFKSPLQGHPERQRLPGIEASSGSLGQGLSIGIGMALAARLDGKDFHTYVVMGDGEMDEGQIWEAAMFASHYQLDNLTGILDRNGQQQDGWSKDVMNTEPLVDKWEAFGWNVLDIDGHDIQQVLNALGEAKRKKGKPTILIARTVKGKGVSLLENNTSFHGVPLNPEQMEKALLELTQV, encoded by the coding sequence ATGCAAGTTTCAGAGATTGGAGAACTCAAAAAGATAGCACTCACCTTAAGGCAAGATATTGTGAAAATGACGACTGCCGCTGGATCCGGTCATCCCAGCACTTCACTCTCTGTCGTAGAAATTTTAACGGCACTATATTTTAACACGATGCGGCACGACCCCAAAAATCCCCTGTGGGATGATCGGGACCGTTTCGTTTTAAGTAAAGGGCATGGGGCGCCAGCCCTTTACTCTGCCATGGCGCGTTCGGGGTATTTCCCGCTGGAACAATTAATGACCCTTCGCCAATTTAAAAGCCCTCTCCAAGGGCATCCTGAGAGACAACGCTTGCCCGGAATTGAGGCTTCATCGGGTTCATTGGGGCAAGGTCTTTCCATCGGCATTGGAATGGCTCTAGCCGCCCGTTTGGATGGGAAAGATTTCCATACCTATGTGGTTATGGGTGATGGGGAAATGGATGAGGGCCAAATTTGGGAGGCTGCCATGTTTGCTTCTCATTACCAGTTAGATAATTTGACCGGGATCCTGGATCGAAATGGGCAACAACAGGATGGTTGGTCCAAGGATGTGATGAATACGGAACCCCTGGTGGATAAATGGGAGGCCTTTGGATGGAATGTTCTTGATATTGACGGACATGATATTCAACAGGTCTTGAATGCCTTAGGGGAGGCTAAAAGAAAAAAAGGAAAACCCACCATTTTAATTGCAAGAACGGTGAAAGGGAAGGGGGTTTCTCTTCTTGAAAATAATACGAGCTTCCATGGGGTTCCTCTCAATCCAGAGCAGATGGAAAAGGCCCTTTTGGAGTTAACCCAGGTATGA
- the folE gene encoding GTP cyclohydrolase I FolE: MEIEQASIEEKDTRIRDLIEKLLLMVGEDPSRNGLLKTPERVEKALKAFTNGYHQNVDEILNDALFPIEYDEMIIVKDIDFYSLCEHHLLPFFGKCHVAYTPNQKVIGLSKLPRLVEVFSRRLQVQERLTCQIAEVIKEKILPSGVAVVMEAQHLCMMMRGVEKQNTRAVTSSMLGTFRTDHKARLEFLELIKSNK, encoded by the coding sequence ATGGAAATTGAACAGGCGAGTATTGAGGAAAAAGATACCCGTATTCGGGATCTCATTGAAAAGCTTCTTCTCATGGTTGGGGAAGACCCTTCCCGGAATGGATTATTAAAAACACCTGAACGGGTAGAAAAGGCCCTGAAGGCATTTACAAATGGGTACCATCAGAATGTGGATGAGATATTAAATGATGCCCTTTTTCCGATTGAATACGATGAAATGATTATTGTTAAAGATATCGATTTTTATAGCCTGTGTGAACACCATCTTCTTCCTTTCTTTGGGAAATGCCATGTCGCTTATACACCGAACCAAAAAGTGATCGGGCTGAGTAAACTTCCACGCCTGGTGGAAGTATTTAGTCGGAGATTGCAAGTTCAGGAACGACTCACTTGTCAAATTGCAGAAGTAATTAAAGAGAAAATCCTTCCCTCTGGGGTAGCGGTTGTCATGGAAGCCCAACACCTTTGCATGATGATGCGGGGAGTTGAAAAACAAAACACAAGGGCAGTCACCAGTTCCATGTTAGGAACCTTCAGAACGGATCACAAAGCGCGCCTGGAGTTCTTAGAGCTGATTAAAAGCAATAAATAA
- a CDS encoding ABC transporter ATP-binding protein, which produces MKSLIRVTQYLKPYKTLAALILLFAVGVTLADLLPPWLIKITIDDVIQGKNQSLLPWILMALLGTFLIKNLCAMIRIRLNNTLEQKVIFDLRDHVYRCLQGLSLRYFENRSTGEIMSRVINDVNNVERVFIDGIENLVMALLTLCGITIALFFMSWKLALIALMPIPILVVSAFFFTKRIHKLYQIIREKSAQLNALLQDSLSGIRETMSFHRGPYEIQRFNTKNQSYCQSNLEVAKWWSLYSPGMILLGSLGTLLVLWVGTHQVLAQELTVGGLVAFLTYLTLFYTPINQIHTINHMLQHALAAGERVFEIIDSQPEINDPPNAISPKMKAQGHIQFTRVSFQYRIDTPTIQNIDFEAQPGEKLAFVGPSGGGKSTLIKLLMRFYDIDRGRIAIDGMDIRQFRLGYLRDQMALVSQEPFLFNGTVLENILYGHLSASEKEVREAAEAAHAHDFIQELPEGYSTWIGERGVKLSVGQKQRIAIARALLKDPPIIIFDEATSNIDTETESKIQDALFALTQNRTTLIIAHRLSTLKYVDKILVIDQGKLVEQGNHEQLLLGNGLYSLLYEAQFQI; this is translated from the coding sequence TTGAAATCTCTTATCCGAGTCACACAATACCTCAAACCGTATAAGACATTGGCAGCTTTGATCCTCCTCTTTGCTGTGGGGGTTACCCTGGCGGACCTCCTTCCCCCGTGGCTTATAAAAATAACCATTGATGATGTCATCCAAGGGAAGAATCAATCACTTCTTCCGTGGATTTTGATGGCTCTCCTAGGAACGTTTTTAATTAAAAACCTATGTGCCATGATCCGGATCCGGCTCAATAATACACTGGAACAAAAAGTTATTTTTGATTTAAGGGACCATGTTTATCGGTGTCTACAAGGTCTTTCCCTTCGTTATTTTGAAAATCGGTCCACAGGAGAAATCATGTCTCGCGTCATCAACGATGTCAATAATGTGGAACGGGTTTTTATAGATGGCATTGAAAACTTGGTGATGGCCCTTCTCACACTGTGCGGGATTACCATCGCCCTATTTTTCATGAGCTGGAAATTGGCTTTAATTGCTTTAATGCCCATTCCCATTCTTGTTGTCTCAGCTTTCTTTTTTACAAAACGAATACACAAGCTCTACCAAATCATCCGGGAAAAATCCGCTCAACTCAATGCCCTCCTACAGGATAGCCTTTCTGGAATCCGTGAAACCATGAGTTTCCACCGAGGCCCTTATGAAATTCAGCGGTTCAATACTAAAAACCAATCCTATTGTCAGAGTAATTTAGAGGTGGCCAAATGGTGGTCCCTTTACTCCCCCGGAATGATTCTTTTAGGATCTTTAGGGACATTACTGGTTCTGTGGGTGGGGACCCACCAGGTCCTTGCTCAGGAATTAACAGTGGGGGGGTTGGTGGCTTTCCTTACCTATCTAACTCTTTTTTATACCCCAATAAACCAAATCCATACCATCAATCATATGCTACAACACGCGTTAGCAGCGGGAGAAAGAGTTTTTGAAATCATCGATTCACAACCGGAAATTAATGACCCACCCAACGCTATTTCTCCAAAAATGAAGGCCCAAGGACACATTCAATTCACCAGGGTTTCATTTCAATATCGCATAGATACCCCCACTATACAAAACATTGATTTTGAAGCTCAACCGGGGGAAAAACTCGCTTTTGTGGGGCCCAGTGGAGGAGGCAAAAGCACATTGATAAAATTGCTGATGCGTTTTTATGATATTGATCGCGGGCGGATCGCCATTGACGGGATGGATATTCGTCAATTCCGGTTAGGGTACCTCAGAGATCAAATGGCCCTGGTTTCCCAGGAACCCTTCCTTTTTAACGGAACCGTACTCGAAAATATCCTGTATGGTCATCTTTCTGCATCTGAAAAAGAGGTGCGTGAAGCGGCGGAAGCGGCACACGCCCACGATTTTATCCAAGAACTTCCGGAGGGCTATTCCACATGGATTGGTGAAAGAGGGGTAAAACTTTCAGTCGGCCAAAAACAACGGATTGCCATTGCCCGAGCGTTGCTTAAAGATCCACCCATTATCATTTTTGACGAAGCCACCTCAAATATTGACACTGAAACCGAGTCCAAAATTCAAGACGCCCTTTTTGCGCTGACCCAGAATCGGACCACCCTGATTATTGCACATCGATTGTCTACCCTAAAATATGTGGATAAAATTTTGGTGATCGATCAGGGAAAATTGGTTGAACAAGGAAATCACGAACAATTATTACTGGGAAACGGCCTTTATTCTCTCCTGTATGAAGCCCAATTCCAAATCTAA
- the hemE gene encoding uroporphyrinogen decarboxylase, translated as MLKNELFLKACRREGVDQTPVWIMRQAGRYMKEYRELRKKVDFLTLCKTPELALEASMLPVEILKIDAAILFSDILIPVEAMGMDLSFTDSGPVLGNPIQNEEQVESLTVPLVEEKLFFVFDAIRLIQKTLEGRLPLLGFSGAPYTLATYMVEGRTSSNFYKIKKLLFSRPDLVHTLFKKLTETVTRYLQLQIRAGVQAVQLFDTWAGTLSPETYREFALPYTQQIVESLRPEGVPIILYVNGGGGLLELMAGSGVDVVSIDWRVDIKEAKERIGSRVCLQGNLDPCFLYGNPANIRREVKRILEGFGRGNGHIFNLGHGILPDTPVENAIALVEAVHEESRCFH; from the coding sequence ATGTTAAAAAATGAACTGTTTTTAAAAGCCTGTCGCCGAGAGGGGGTGGATCAAACCCCTGTTTGGATTATGCGGCAAGCGGGCCGGTATATGAAGGAATACAGAGAGTTGCGTAAAAAAGTGGATTTCCTGACCCTTTGCAAAACCCCCGAGCTGGCCCTGGAAGCCTCCATGTTACCCGTGGAGATTTTAAAAATTGATGCTGCTATCCTTTTTTCGGATATTTTAATTCCTGTTGAGGCCATGGGGATGGATTTGAGTTTCACCGATAGTGGTCCTGTTTTGGGGAATCCTATACAAAATGAAGAGCAGGTGGAATCTTTAACCGTTCCTTTGGTGGAAGAGAAGCTGTTTTTTGTTTTCGATGCCATCCGCCTGATTCAAAAAACCTTAGAAGGTCGCCTTCCTCTTCTTGGGTTTTCCGGAGCCCCTTATACGTTGGCAACCTATATGGTTGAGGGTCGGACGTCCTCAAACTTTTACAAAATCAAAAAATTGCTTTTTAGCCGGCCAGACCTTGTTCATACACTTTTTAAAAAACTGACCGAAACGGTTACGAGATACCTCCAATTACAAATTAGAGCCGGTGTTCAGGCTGTACAACTTTTTGATACCTGGGCGGGAACCCTCTCTCCGGAGACCTATCGGGAATTTGCCCTTCCCTATACCCAACAAATTGTTGAGAGCCTTCGCCCCGAAGGCGTTCCCATTATCCTTTATGTCAATGGTGGCGGGGGCCTTTTGGAACTCATGGCCGGGTCTGGGGTGGATGTGGTGAGCATTGATTGGCGAGTGGATATAAAGGAGGCCAAAGAAAGAATTGGCAGCCGAGTTTGTCTTCAGGGAAACCTTGATCCCTGTTTTTTATACGGTAACCCTGCGAATATCCGGCGGGAAGTGAAAAGAATTCTGGAAGGTTTTGGTCGTGGAAACGGCCATATTTTTAATTTAGGTCATGGCATTCTTCCCGATACTCCGGTAGAAAATGCGATTGCTCTGGTTGAAGCGGTTCATGAAGAAAGTCGGTGTTTTCATTAG
- the def gene encoding peptide deformylase → MANLKIAKLGNPILRRKADPVSREELEKPETQKLIDDMIETMKIEDGVGLAAPQVFCSKQIVVLGFEENNRYPDADVIPFMVLVNPEFTYLSEEKVEGWEGCLSLDNLRGMVPRSQHIKLKALDRIGKEVQLEAHDFLARVLQHEIDHLHATVFIDRMRDFSTLTHLNEFETFWVKEAIPVA, encoded by the coding sequence ATGGCAAATTTAAAGATTGCAAAATTGGGCAACCCCATTCTTCGTAGGAAAGCGGACCCGGTCTCTCGAGAAGAACTGGAAAAGCCAGAAACACAAAAATTGATTGATGACATGATTGAAACCATGAAAATTGAGGATGGCGTGGGTCTGGCGGCCCCTCAGGTTTTCTGCTCCAAACAAATTGTAGTACTTGGTTTTGAGGAAAATAACCGCTATCCTGATGCGGATGTCATTCCGTTTATGGTCCTAGTTAATCCTGAATTTACCTATCTGTCGGAAGAAAAGGTAGAAGGATGGGAAGGCTGCCTAAGCCTGGATAACCTGCGGGGGATGGTCCCACGTTCTCAACACATCAAACTCAAGGCCCTAGACCGGATTGGAAAAGAGGTTCAATTGGAAGCCCATGATTTTCTAGCCCGGGTTCTTCAACATGAAATTGACCACCTTCATGCGACGGTTTTCATTGATCGAATGAGGGATTTTTCTACCTTAACACATCTTAATGAATTTGAGACCTTCTGGGTGAAGGAAGCCATTCCGGTTGCCTGA
- the hemH gene encoding ferrochelatase: protein MSNTDMQPIGVVLLNLGGPDSLDAVEPFLVNLFLDPDILPFPFGRFARSFLARTIARRRAEKVKEYYRKIGGGSPIFPLTRKQAEGLEKELKSQGNFKVLIAMRYWHPTTEEAIDQMGRLNLKRVVLLPLYPQFSTATTESSFKEFERVRKEKGGENWEVLKIPHWYDHPLVIDSLVLQIKNALQNIPVLENQPLHIVFSAHGVPLRLIQKGDPYQNQIEENVRLIGQSLGGSYPIHLCYQSRVGPLRWTGPSTDEMLKDLAAHGVKNLLMIPISFVSDHSETLYEMDILYRDLAHQLGIHGFHRMPSLNDSPAFIKALSGIVVDSCHSNRWL from the coding sequence ATGTCCAACACTGATATGCAACCGATTGGTGTGGTGTTGCTTAACCTCGGGGGCCCTGATTCCCTGGATGCTGTTGAACCCTTTCTTGTAAACCTTTTTTTAGATCCGGATATCCTTCCCTTTCCTTTTGGTCGTTTTGCTCGGTCCTTTTTAGCCCGTACCATTGCCCGAAGACGGGCAGAAAAGGTAAAAGAATACTATCGAAAAATCGGAGGGGGTTCTCCCATTTTCCCTTTGACCCGAAAGCAAGCGGAAGGGTTGGAGAAGGAGTTAAAATCCCAGGGTAATTTTAAAGTTTTAATTGCCATGCGTTATTGGCACCCGACCACCGAAGAGGCAATTGACCAAATGGGCAGGTTGAATTTAAAAAGGGTTGTTTTGCTGCCCTTGTATCCTCAATTTTCAACGGCCACCACGGAGTCTAGTTTTAAAGAGTTTGAGAGGGTTCGGAAAGAAAAAGGGGGAGAGAATTGGGAGGTTTTAAAAATTCCTCATTGGTACGACCATCCTTTGGTCATCGATTCATTGGTGCTTCAAATTAAAAATGCCCTTCAAAATATTCCAGTGTTGGAAAACCAACCGCTTCATATTGTTTTTTCCGCTCACGGGGTTCCGCTTCGTTTAATCCAAAAAGGGGATCCCTATCAAAATCAGATTGAAGAAAACGTGAGGTTGATTGGACAATCTTTGGGCGGGTCCTATCCGATCCACCTGTGTTATCAAAGCCGCGTGGGCCCTTTAAGATGGACGGGTCCTTCCACGGATGAAATGCTGAAAGACCTTGCGGCTCATGGGGTTAAAAACCTCCTGATGATTCCGATCAGTTTTGTCTCCGACCATTCTGAAACGCTCTATGAAATGGATATTTTGTATCGGGACTTGGCGCACCAACTGGGAATCCATGGGTTTCATCGGATGCCTTCCCTTAACGATTCTCCAGCATTTATAAAAGCGCTATCTGGCATTGTGGTCGATTCTTGTCACTCGAACCGTTGGTTATGA
- a CDS encoding succinate dehydrogenase/fumarate reductase iron-sulfur subunit, protein MRIVLEVEKFNPEADTHPYFKDYRININRGMTVLDALIRLKQETDGTLTFRCSCRSAICGSCSMVINGQEKLACKTQINEEWERYNALKVGPMKNMPVLKDLAVDMQPFWEKVRDITPWLENPSTSSTAYPEKELAILPKEMNQFHNVDSCILCGACVSACTSLEVSEGFLGPAALAKAYRFMADPREEKKEERLDHLMNDNGIWDCVRCNFCVEVCPKDVQPMEAIIRMRRMALSKGKSNHLGAKHITVFSNIVRHEGKLNETLMPLKMLFNKPVQLIKVVPLAFKMLFKGKSPSPFKKPIRGILKIKEIFKMREERQ, encoded by the coding sequence TTGAGAATCGTTTTAGAAGTTGAAAAATTTAACCCCGAAGCCGACACACATCCCTATTTTAAAGACTACAGAATCAATATTAACCGGGGAATGACGGTTCTGGACGCTCTGATCCGCCTTAAACAAGAGACCGATGGGACCCTGACTTTTCGTTGCTCCTGCCGGAGTGCCATTTGTGGGTCTTGCTCCATGGTGATCAATGGGCAAGAAAAATTGGCATGTAAAACACAAATTAATGAAGAATGGGAGCGGTACAATGCCTTGAAAGTTGGACCGATGAAAAACATGCCCGTACTGAAAGACCTGGCGGTGGATATGCAACCGTTTTGGGAAAAAGTCCGGGACATTACCCCCTGGTTAGAAAATCCCTCCACCTCCAGCACTGCCTATCCGGAAAAGGAACTGGCAATCCTCCCAAAAGAAATGAATCAATTCCACAATGTGGATTCTTGTATTCTGTGCGGGGCGTGTGTTTCCGCTTGTACATCTCTGGAGGTATCCGAAGGCTTTCTAGGCCCGGCCGCTTTGGCAAAGGCTTATCGTTTTATGGCTGATCCTCGCGAAGAGAAAAAGGAAGAGCGACTGGACCATTTAATGAACGACAATGGTATTTGGGACTGTGTCAGGTGCAACTTCTGTGTGGAAGTGTGCCCAAAGGATGTTCAGCCCATGGAGGCCATTATTCGAATGAGACGAATGGCCCTTTCCAAGGGAAAGAGTAATCATTTAGGCGCAAAACATATTACCGTTTTTTCAAACATCGTTCGACATGAGGGAAAATTAAATGAAACCCTCATGCCGCTTAAAATGCTATTCAACAAACCTGTACAATTGATCAAGGTGGTACCTTTGGCATTCAAAATGTTATTTAAGGGAAAATCCCCTTCTCCGTTTAAAAAACCGATCCGTGGCATTTTAAAAATTAAAGAAATTTTTAAAATGCGAGAGGAAAGACAGTGA
- a CDS encoding CoB--CoM heterodisulfide reductase iron-sulfur subunit B family protein: protein MKFAYYTGCAAKGACPELYQATAEVAECLGIELIELTDAACCGAGVISEADPELAQTINARTFAQAERLGLNLLTICSTCQGVMAKANKELCQDKALMTRVNSRLGKEEGSYQGDVKVKHLLWALIEEFGLDNLKKKVKTPLTHIRIAPFYGCYLLRPSGTLGYDDPTNPVSLEKLIIALGGEPIEYDGRTRCCGFPVILEREEIATAMAGKNLKEAKEKGAQLLVTPCPLCHMSLDIYQDRASKCVQTPLGIPILHLPQLIGLALGIPPKKLGLSRHMVPTDSVVELIYVK from the coding sequence GTGAAATTTGCTTATTATACCGGGTGTGCGGCAAAGGGAGCCTGCCCCGAACTCTACCAGGCTACGGCCGAAGTCGCTGAATGCTTAGGAATCGAACTAATCGAATTAACCGATGCAGCCTGCTGCGGTGCAGGGGTGATTAGTGAAGCAGACCCAGAGCTGGCCCAAACCATTAACGCCCGCACGTTTGCCCAGGCGGAACGACTAGGCCTGAACCTTTTAACGATTTGCAGTACGTGCCAAGGGGTCATGGCAAAAGCAAACAAGGAGCTTTGCCAAGATAAAGCTTTGATGACCCGGGTCAATTCTCGTTTAGGAAAAGAGGAAGGCTCCTACCAGGGGGATGTAAAAGTCAAACACCTTCTATGGGCTTTGATTGAGGAATTCGGCTTAGACAATTTGAAAAAGAAGGTAAAGACTCCTCTCACCCATATTCGAATCGCCCCCTTTTATGGTTGTTATTTACTTCGGCCATCTGGCACCCTGGGATATGATGACCCCACCAACCCGGTTTCTTTAGAGAAACTGATTATTGCGTTGGGGGGTGAACCCATTGAATATGATGGACGAACCCGTTGCTGTGGATTCCCTGTCATTCTTGAGCGGGAGGAAATCGCCACGGCCATGGCAGGAAAAAATCTTAAAGAAGCTAAAGAAAAAGGCGCACAATTATTGGTGACACCCTGCCCTTTGTGCCATATGAGCCTTGATATCTACCAGGACCGCGCTTCAAAATGCGTACAAACCCCCCTGGGGATTCCCATCCTACACCTTCCTCAACTTATTGGGTTAGCCCTGGGTATCCCTCCAAAAAAGCTGGGGCTCTCCCGGCACATGGTTCCTACCGATTCCGTTGTTGAACTAATCTATGTAAAATAA
- a CDS encoding transketolase family protein: protein MKTSRVEKKMGAATRDAYGQALVEVGRNNPNIVVLDGDVSGSTKSKAFAKEFPKRFFNFGIAEANMVSAAAGLASCGKIPFASSFAAFLVNKSFEQLRMSIANPCLNVKLCGSHSGISLGPDGASQMAIEDISLICSLPKFVVLVPADEVAAKALVHQAATYDGPVYIRTSRSSSPLIYSSGESFIIGQAKVLREGRDVTVIGTGLLVWEALEVAQIYEAKGIHIRVIDVHTVKPIDEEAIIAAARETGAIVTAEEHLTVGGLGSRVAEVVVRNHPVPMEFIGVHETYAESGKPHELFERYGLTSNHINRAIDRVLKRKSGK, encoded by the coding sequence ATGAAGACTTCTCGCGTTGAAAAAAAAATGGGGGCTGCGACCCGTGACGCTTATGGTCAAGCCCTTGTTGAGGTTGGAAGGAACAACCCCAACATTGTAGTTTTGGATGGGGACGTCTCAGGTTCGACCAAGAGTAAGGCATTTGCAAAAGAGTTTCCAAAACGGTTTTTTAATTTTGGAATTGCCGAGGCGAATATGGTTTCTGCCGCTGCGGGGTTGGCCAGTTGCGGAAAGATCCCCTTTGCATCCAGTTTTGCAGCTTTTTTGGTGAATAAAAGTTTTGAACAGCTTCGAATGTCGATTGCCAACCCCTGTTTAAATGTTAAACTTTGCGGATCTCATAGCGGAATTAGCTTGGGACCGGATGGTGCCTCTCAAATGGCCATAGAAGATATCTCCTTGATATGTTCTCTTCCAAAATTCGTGGTACTGGTTCCGGCAGATGAAGTGGCCGCAAAGGCGTTGGTCCATCAAGCGGCCACCTATGATGGACCGGTTTATATTCGAACCAGCCGGTCCAGTTCCCCTTTAATCTATTCCAGTGGAGAATCCTTTATAATTGGTCAAGCAAAGGTTCTTCGGGAGGGACGGGATGTGACCGTCATCGGTACGGGATTGCTAGTGTGGGAGGCCTTGGAGGTTGCCCAAATCTATGAGGCCAAGGGGATTCATATTCGTGTCATTGATGTCCATACGGTGAAGCCCATTGATGAGGAGGCCATTATTGCCGCTGCCAGGGAGACCGGGGCCATTGTCACCGCCGAAGAGCACCTGACGGTGGGTGGGTTGGGAAGCCGAGTGGCTGAAGTCGTGGTTCGAAACCATCCCGTGCCCATGGAGTTTATCGGCGTTCACGAAACCTATGCGGAATCAGGAAAACCTCATGAGCTCTTTGAACGGTATGGATTAACCTCCAACCATATCAACCGGGCCATTGATCGGGTTTTAAAAAGAAAAAGCGGAAAATAA